One window from the genome of Nocardioides panaciterrulae encodes:
- a CDS encoding GNAT family N-acetyltransferase has protein sequence MPQDLLLRPGTAEDLPALAALHLRVRDAAYPLMPRRVHDDADVTAWVAGWDLLHSEVWVAEAARAPVGYARIHEDWLEDLYVDPDAAGQGVGSALLDLVRARRPGGFGLWVFVSNTRAIGFYRHHGLVEVTRTDGAGNEEREPDIHMAWPGATG, from the coding sequence ATGCCGCAGGACCTGCTGCTGAGGCCGGGCACGGCCGAGGACCTGCCCGCGCTCGCCGCCCTGCACCTGCGGGTCCGCGACGCGGCGTACCCGCTCATGCCCCGCCGGGTGCACGACGACGCCGACGTGACCGCGTGGGTGGCCGGCTGGGACCTCCTCCACAGTGAGGTGTGGGTCGCCGAGGCGGCCCGGGCGCCGGTCGGGTACGCCCGGATCCACGAGGACTGGCTCGAGGACCTCTACGTCGACCCCGACGCGGCCGGCCAGGGCGTCGGCAGCGCGCTGCTGGACCTGGTCAGGGCGCGTCGTCCCGGTGGGTTCGGGCTGTGGGTCTTCGTCAGCAACACCCGCGCCATCGGCTTCTACCGGCACCACGGACTGGTCGAGGTCACCCGCACCGACGGCGCGGGCAACGAGGAGCGCGAGCCGGACATCCACATGGCCTGGCCCGGCGCGACCGGCTGA
- the dnaE gene encoding DNA polymerase III subunit alpha, translating to MSEQPARSTPETMPTSDSFVHLHVHTEYSMLDGAARLGALTERAAELGMPAVAMTDHGNVFGAYEFYKKARAAGVKPIIGIEAYFTPNISRFERKGVNFYDGGSDDVSARGAYTHMTLLSESTEGMHNLFRLSTGAWRDGFFKQPRMDRELLAQHGKGIIGTTGCPSGEVQVHLRYGNYDAARQVAGEFQDILGRENYFLELMDHGLSIESRVRDGLLRLGKDLQIPLLATNDSHYVMREDAPSQEHLLCINSGSTMDIPAGDGPGQRFAFSGDGYYLKSAEEMRALWADKYSLREACDNTLLIAERCDVQFSEGVGKYMPKYPCPEGENEDSWLVKEVEQGLDFRYRGSVPDHVRKQAEYELGVITQMGFSGYFLVVADFINWAKDNGIRVGPGRGSGAGSMVAYAMRITDLDPLEHGLIFERFLNPDRVSMPDFDIDFDERRRSEVIRYVTEKYGDDRVSYIVTYGTIKAKQAVKDSSRILGYPFAMGDRITKAMPAAVMGKDVPLQDIFDADHKRYGEGGEFRALYDGDNDVKRVVDTAIGIEGLKRQWGVHAAGVIMSSEPLLDIIPMLKRPADGAMITQFDYPTCETLGLIKMDFLGLRNLTVLDDAVKNIKANRDEEIVLEELPLTDETTYGLLQRGDTLGVFQLDGGPMRALLRSMRPDTFADISAVGALYRPGPMGADSHNKYARRKTGREPVEPIHPELAEALEDVLGETYGLIVYQEQVMAIAQKLAGYTLGQADILRRAMGKKKKEELDKQFAGFSGGMKERGYSDAAVKTLWDILLPFSDYAFNKAHSAAYGLVSYWTAYLKANYPAEYMAALLTSVKDDKDKMAIYLNECRRMKIQVLPPDVNESASNFTPVGRDIRFGLTAVRNVGGNVVDGIVAGREEKGRYADFNDFMEKVPAHVCNKRVIESLVKAGAFDDMKHRRRALVAIHETAVDQYVDIKRNEAIGQDSLFGGLDEEAGGGFGISVTIPDIEEWDKTTLLGHEREMLGLYVSDHPLLGLEHVLSNGTDCTIGQLMLDEDRPDGTPITISGLVTSVQRKITKRGDAWALVTVEDLDGAIDVLLFPSSWQLCGHLISEDAIVMVKGRLSRSKDQPEIMGQEVTLPDLSDGPSGPVVISMPSTRCTAPVVEQLRDVLGAHPGLTEVRLRLLTRGSTTLMKLDDRLRVTPSSALFADLKHLLGPGCLSNN from the coding sequence ATGTCCGAACAACCGGCGAGGAGCACCCCCGAGACCATGCCGACCTCCGACTCCTTCGTCCACCTGCACGTCCACACCGAGTACTCCATGCTCGACGGTGCGGCTCGGCTGGGAGCGCTGACCGAGCGGGCGGCGGAGCTGGGCATGCCGGCGGTCGCGATGACCGACCACGGCAACGTGTTCGGGGCCTATGAGTTCTACAAGAAGGCGAGGGCCGCCGGGGTCAAGCCGATCATCGGCATCGAGGCCTACTTCACCCCGAACATCTCCCGGTTCGAGCGCAAGGGCGTCAACTTCTACGACGGCGGCTCCGACGACGTCTCCGCCCGCGGCGCCTACACGCACATGACCCTGCTCTCGGAGTCCACCGAGGGCATGCACAACCTGTTCCGGCTCTCCACCGGCGCCTGGCGCGACGGGTTCTTCAAGCAGCCCCGCATGGACCGCGAGCTGCTGGCCCAGCACGGCAAGGGCATCATCGGCACCACCGGCTGCCCGTCCGGTGAGGTGCAGGTCCACCTGCGCTACGGCAACTACGACGCGGCCCGGCAGGTCGCGGGGGAGTTCCAGGACATCCTGGGCCGGGAGAACTACTTCCTCGAGCTCATGGACCACGGCCTGTCGATCGAGAGCCGGGTGCGTGACGGGCTGCTCCGCCTCGGCAAGGACCTGCAGATCCCGCTGCTGGCCACCAACGACTCCCACTACGTCATGCGCGAGGACGCCCCCTCCCAGGAGCACCTGCTGTGCATCAACTCCGGCTCGACGATGGACATCCCCGCCGGCGACGGGCCGGGCCAGCGCTTCGCGTTCAGCGGTGACGGCTACTACCTGAAGTCCGCCGAGGAGATGCGGGCCCTGTGGGCCGACAAGTACTCCCTGCGCGAGGCCTGCGACAACACGCTGCTGATCGCCGAGCGCTGCGACGTGCAGTTCTCCGAGGGCGTCGGCAAGTACATGCCGAAGTACCCCTGCCCCGAGGGCGAGAACGAGGACTCCTGGCTGGTCAAGGAGGTCGAGCAGGGCCTCGACTTCCGCTATCGGGGCAGCGTGCCCGACCACGTGCGCAAGCAGGCCGAGTACGAGCTCGGCGTGATCACCCAGATGGGCTTCTCCGGCTACTTCCTCGTGGTCGCCGACTTCATCAACTGGGCCAAGGACAACGGCATCCGCGTCGGCCCCGGGCGCGGGTCCGGCGCCGGCTCGATGGTGGCCTACGCGATGCGGATCACCGACCTCGACCCGCTCGAGCACGGCCTGATCTTCGAGCGGTTCCTCAACCCCGACCGCGTGTCGATGCCCGACTTCGACATCGACTTCGACGAGCGCCGGCGCAGCGAGGTGATCAGGTACGTCACCGAGAAGTACGGCGACGACCGGGTCTCCTACATCGTCACCTACGGCACCATCAAGGCCAAGCAGGCGGTCAAGGACTCCTCTCGGATCCTCGGCTACCCCTTCGCGATGGGCGACCGGATCACCAAGGCGATGCCGGCGGCGGTGATGGGCAAGGACGTCCCGCTGCAGGACATCTTCGACGCCGACCACAAGCGGTACGGCGAGGGCGGCGAGTTCCGGGCGCTCTACGACGGCGACAACGACGTCAAGCGCGTGGTGGACACCGCGATCGGCATCGAGGGCCTCAAGCGCCAGTGGGGCGTGCACGCGGCCGGCGTCATCATGTCGAGCGAGCCGCTGCTCGACATCATCCCGATGCTCAAGCGGCCCGCCGACGGCGCGATGATCACGCAGTTCGACTACCCCACCTGCGAGACCCTCGGCCTGATCAAGATGGACTTCCTGGGGCTTCGCAACCTCACGGTCCTCGACGACGCGGTCAAGAACATCAAGGCCAACCGCGACGAGGAGATCGTCCTCGAGGAGCTGCCGCTCACCGACGAGACGACCTACGGCCTCCTGCAGCGCGGCGACACTCTCGGCGTCTTCCAGCTCGACGGCGGGCCGATGCGCGCGCTGCTGCGCAGCATGCGCCCCGACACCTTCGCCGACATCTCCGCGGTCGGTGCGCTCTACCGGCCCGGGCCGATGGGTGCGGACTCCCACAACAAGTACGCCCGCCGCAAGACCGGCCGCGAGCCCGTGGAGCCCATCCACCCCGAGCTCGCCGAGGCCCTCGAGGACGTGCTCGGCGAGACCTACGGCCTGATCGTCTACCAGGAACAGGTCATGGCGATCGCCCAGAAGCTCGCGGGCTACACGCTGGGCCAGGCCGACATCCTGCGCCGGGCGATGGGCAAGAAGAAGAAGGAGGAGCTGGACAAGCAGTTCGCCGGCTTCTCGGGCGGCATGAAGGAGCGCGGCTACTCCGACGCCGCGGTCAAGACGCTCTGGGACATCCTGCTGCCCTTCTCCGACTACGCCTTCAACAAGGCCCACTCCGCGGCGTACGGCCTGGTCTCCTACTGGACGGCCTACCTCAAGGCCAACTACCCGGCCGAGTACATGGCGGCGCTCCTGACCTCGGTCAAGGACGACAAGGACAAGATGGCGATCTACCTCAACGAGTGTCGCCGCATGAAGATCCAGGTGCTGCCCCCCGACGTCAACGAGTCCGCGTCGAACTTCACCCCGGTGGGCCGCGACATCCGGTTCGGCCTCACCGCCGTGCGCAACGTCGGCGGCAACGTCGTGGACGGCATCGTCGCCGGCCGCGAGGAGAAGGGCCGGTACGCCGACTTCAACGACTTCATGGAGAAGGTCCCCGCCCACGTGTGCAACAAGCGGGTGATCGAGTCGCTGGTCAAGGCCGGCGCCTTCGACGACATGAAGCACCGGCGGCGGGCGCTGGTGGCCATCCACGAGACCGCGGTCGACCAGTACGTCGACATCAAGCGGAACGAGGCGATCGGCCAGGACTCCCTGTTCGGCGGCCTCGACGAGGAGGCCGGCGGCGGGTTCGGGATCTCGGTGACGATCCCCGACATCGAGGAGTGGGACAAGACCACCCTGCTGGGCCACGAGCGGGAGATGCTCGGGCTCTACGTCTCCGACCACCCGCTGCTCGGCCTCGAGCACGTGCTCTCCAACGGCACCGACTGCACCATCGGCCAGCTCATGCTCGACGAGGACCGGCCCGACGGGACCCCGATCACGATCAGCGGCCTGGTCACCTCGGTGCAGCGCAAGATCACCAAGCGCGGCGACGCGTGGGCGCTGGTCACCGTGGAGGACCTCGACGGCGCCATCGACGTGCTGCTGTTCCCGAGCTCCTGGCAGCTGTGCGGGCACCTGATCTCCGAGGACGCGATCGTCATGGTCAAGGGCCGGCTCTCGCGCAGCAAGGACCAGCCCGAGATCATGGGCCAGGAGGTGACGCTGCCCGACCTCTCCGACGGCCCGTCCGGGCCGGTGGTGATCAGCATGCCGTCCACCCGGTGCACCGCCCCGGTCGTGGAGCAGCTGCGCGACGTGCTGGGCGCCCACCCGGGCCTCACCGAGGTGCGGCTGCGCCTGCTCACCCGCGGGTCGACCACGCTGATGAAGCTCGACGACCGCCTGCGGGTCACGCCGAGCTCCGCCCTGTTCGCCGACCTCAAGCACCTCCTGGGACCTGGATGTCTGAGCAACAACTGA
- a CDS encoding DUF3352 domain-containing protein, with amino-acid sequence MSSSFPPGGPQGPEYLEQGGGAPLPPRPPRRRSRSRRPTLVAGGAIAALLVVGGGVWAATWYLGSGPQPAEALPASTLGYVSIDLDPSGQQKIEALKTLNKFPAIKDQLHLNADDDIRRRIFEEIQKSGDCKSLDYDKDIAPWLGDRMAVAAVDTGEKQPQPVVVLQVTDEAAADAGLAKLQACDSGADTSSGSDTGSDPGSDTGTGGWSIDGDWAVVAESDATAKKVADAAAADSLADDESYQRWTGELGDPGVLSMYAAPAAGGWMADNLSQMENMFGGSSGSCVASADPFSDSSGGSFCGDTGMSSNGSVPSDVADALKQFKGMAATVRFNDGALELEGAADPGETATSGQLGTGEGGDDVLATLPSDTAAAMGFGFEDGWFAKLVDRFASYSGMTGSDLMDQMSQSSGLDLPADAETLAGDSMALAVGGNIDPETIMNSSDGSNLPVAVKIKGDPDAIDGVLGKLAPRMGSAASALESDRSGDMIAIGPDADYRSQVLEHGGLGDTAAFKDVVPEAAKASVVYYVSFDAFDGLVSKLGADSPELVANVKPLRSLGVSAWVDGGVSRLLVKLTTD; translated from the coding sequence GTGTCCAGCTCCTTCCCGCCCGGTGGGCCGCAGGGCCCCGAGTACCTCGAGCAGGGCGGCGGCGCCCCGCTCCCGCCCCGGCCGCCACGGCGCCGCTCCCGTAGCCGCCGGCCCACGCTGGTCGCCGGTGGCGCCATCGCGGCGCTGCTGGTGGTGGGTGGTGGTGTCTGGGCCGCCACCTGGTACCTCGGCAGCGGGCCGCAGCCTGCCGAGGCGCTCCCCGCCTCGACCCTCGGCTACGTCTCGATCGACCTCGATCCCAGCGGCCAGCAGAAGATCGAGGCACTGAAGACGCTCAACAAGTTCCCGGCGATCAAGGACCAGCTCCACCTCAACGCCGACGACGACATCCGCCGGCGGATCTTCGAGGAGATCCAGAAGAGCGGGGACTGCAAGAGCCTCGACTACGACAAGGACATCGCGCCGTGGCTCGGCGACCGGATGGCGGTCGCAGCCGTCGACACCGGCGAGAAGCAGCCGCAGCCCGTCGTCGTGCTCCAGGTCACGGACGAGGCCGCGGCCGACGCCGGGCTCGCGAAGCTGCAGGCCTGCGACTCCGGGGCCGACACCAGCTCCGGCAGTGACACGGGTAGCGACCCGGGCAGTGACACGGGCACCGGCGGCTGGTCGATCGACGGCGACTGGGCCGTCGTCGCCGAGTCCGACGCCACCGCGAAGAAGGTCGCCGACGCGGCGGCCGCCGACTCGCTCGCCGACGACGAGTCCTACCAGAGGTGGACCGGCGAGCTCGGCGACCCGGGCGTGCTCAGCATGTACGCCGCCCCGGCGGCCGGCGGCTGGATGGCCGACAACCTCTCGCAGATGGAGAACATGTTCGGCGGGTCGTCGGGCTCGTGCGTCGCCTCCGCCGACCCGTTCTCGGACTCCTCCGGCGGCTCGTTCTGCGGCGACACCGGCATGAGCAGCAACGGCAGCGTCCCCAGCGACGTCGCCGACGCCCTGAAGCAGTTCAAGGGCATGGCCGCCACGGTCCGCTTCAACGACGGTGCCCTCGAGCTCGAAGGTGCCGCCGACCCGGGCGAGACCGCGACCTCCGGCCAGCTCGGCACCGGCGAGGGCGGGGACGACGTGCTGGCCACGCTGCCGTCGGACACGGCAGCCGCGATGGGGTTCGGCTTCGAGGACGGATGGTTCGCCAAGCTGGTCGACCGGTTCGCGTCGTACTCCGGGATGACCGGCTCGGACCTGATGGACCAGATGTCGCAGAGCAGCGGCCTCGACCTGCCCGCGGACGCCGAGACGCTCGCCGGCGACTCGATGGCGCTGGCGGTGGGCGGCAACATCGACCCGGAGACCATCATGAACTCCTCCGACGGCAGCAACCTCCCGGTGGCGGTGAAGATCAAGGGCGACCCCGACGCGATCGACGGCGTCCTCGGGAAGCTCGCACCCAGGATGGGGAGCGCGGCGAGCGCGCTGGAGTCCGACCGGTCCGGCGACATGATCGCGATCGGACCCGACGCCGACTACCGGTCCCAGGTGCTGGAGCACGGGGGCCTCGGCGACACCGCGGCCTTCAAGGACGTGGTCCCCGAGGCCGCCAAGGCCAGCGTCGTCTACTACGTCAGCTTCGACGCCTTCGACGGCCTGGTCTCCAAGCTCGGGGCGGACAGCCCGGAGCTCGTCGCCAACGTCAAGCCCCTCCGGTCCCTCGGCGTCAGCGCCTGGGTGGACGGCGGGGTCTCCCGCCTGCTGGTGAAGCTGACGACCGACTGA
- the ybaK gene encoding Cys-tRNA(Pro) deacylase: MARKSAGGTPATATLTGAGVPFSLHEYEHDPRAESFGLEAADALGVDPDRVFKTLLASVDGRLAVAVVPVSGQLDLKALARALGGSRAVMADPADAERATGYVVGGISPIGQKRLHPTVVDDTALGHETVFVSGGRRGLDLELTPDDLVRVTEAVVAPVGRAAADRRAT; encoded by the coding sequence TTGGCCAGGAAGAGTGCCGGCGGCACGCCGGCGACCGCGACCCTGACCGGGGCGGGGGTGCCGTTCTCCCTGCACGAGTACGAGCACGACCCGCGCGCCGAGAGCTTCGGGCTCGAGGCGGCCGACGCCCTGGGAGTCGACCCGGACCGGGTCTTCAAGACCCTGCTCGCGTCGGTGGACGGCCGGCTCGCGGTCGCCGTCGTGCCGGTGTCGGGCCAGCTCGACCTGAAGGCGCTGGCCCGCGCCCTGGGCGGGAGCAGGGCGGTGATGGCCGACCCGGCGGACGCGGAGCGCGCGACCGGCTACGTCGTCGGCGGCATCTCGCCGATCGGCCAGAAGCGGCTGCACCCCACGGTCGTCGACGACACCGCGCTCGGCCACGAGACGGTGTTCGTCTCCGGGGGCCGCCGCGGCCTCGACCTCGAGCTCACGCCCGACGACCTGGTCCGCGTCACCGAGGCGGTCGTCGCCCCCGTGGGCCGGGCCGCGGCGGACCGCCGCGCCACCTGA
- a CDS encoding LON peptidase substrate-binding domain-containing protein, with protein sequence MTSTLPMFPLNAVLFPGVSVPLTIFEDRYRALVHHLLRVEDPAERVFGSVGIREGYEIGDHGAQSLYRVGCKVQLTEVDAHADGTFDVVAVGLDRIELERLDASGPFPVGHVHDRPEPDLPVPEQVLETARATFTAYRMALAGIRSDPYEGALPRDPSYLSWTLAAVAPLPMPDRQALLEAADAAERLIMVTDLLRTELRAMNVIPSLPATEVARTRWSPN encoded by the coding sequence GTGACGTCCACGCTGCCGATGTTCCCGCTCAACGCGGTGCTGTTCCCCGGCGTGAGCGTCCCCCTGACGATCTTCGAGGACCGCTACCGCGCGCTGGTCCACCACCTGCTGCGGGTCGAGGACCCCGCCGAGCGGGTCTTCGGCTCGGTGGGGATCCGCGAGGGCTACGAGATCGGCGACCACGGGGCGCAGTCGCTCTACCGCGTGGGGTGCAAGGTGCAGCTGACCGAGGTCGACGCGCACGCCGACGGCACCTTCGACGTCGTGGCGGTCGGCCTGGACCGCATCGAGCTCGAGCGGCTGGACGCCAGCGGCCCGTTCCCCGTCGGCCACGTCCACGACCGCCCCGAGCCCGACCTGCCGGTCCCCGAGCAGGTCCTCGAGACCGCCCGGGCGACGTTCACGGCCTACCGGATGGCGCTGGCCGGCATCCGCAGCGACCCCTACGAGGGCGCGCTCCCCCGCGACCCGTCGTACCTCTCCTGGACGCTGGCCGCGGTGGCGCCGCTGCCGATGCCCGACCGGCAGGCGCTGCTCGAGGCCGCCGACGCCGCCGAGCGGCTGATCATGGTCACCGACCTGCTGCGCACCGAGCTGCGGGCGATGAACGTGATCCCGTCCCTGCCCGCCACCGAGGTGGCGCGCACCCGCTGGTCGCCGAACTGA
- the hisD gene encoding histidinol dehydrogenase — MIRRIDLRGVAAQSATPLDYRAVVPRAEFDVEAATHAVRPILDAVRERGLEAILELSARFDGVTQTDVVVPPAACRQALEELDPAIRAGLEESIARLRAASEQELEADVVTQLGPGARVVQRKVPVDRVGLYVPGGLAPLVSTVLMNVVPAQVAGVRSLALASPPQAEFDGLPHPSILAACALLGVEEVYAVGGAQAIAMFAYGTGPCRRVDMVTGPGNIYVATAKRLVKGEVGIDSEAGPTEVAVLADDSADAGFVAADLIAEAEHDPLAAAVLITDSEALAAEVEAQLDKQVAATGHAERVRVALGGAQSGIVLVDDLDQGVEVADAYAAEHLEVHTREAAAVAARIRNAGAIFVGPYAPTALGDYCAGSNHVLPTGGCACHSSGLSVRSFTKSVHVVDYSREGLAAVAGHVVTLAEAEDLPGHGDSVRVRFADGEA, encoded by the coding sequence ATGATTCGCCGGATCGACCTGAGAGGCGTCGCAGCGCAGAGCGCGACGCCGCTCGACTACCGCGCGGTGGTGCCGCGCGCCGAGTTCGACGTCGAGGCCGCGACGCATGCCGTCCGCCCCATCCTCGACGCCGTGCGCGAGCGGGGCCTCGAGGCGATCCTGGAGCTCTCCGCCCGGTTCGACGGCGTCACGCAGACCGACGTCGTCGTGCCGCCCGCGGCGTGCCGGCAGGCGCTGGAGGAGCTCGACCCGGCGATCCGGGCCGGCCTCGAGGAGTCGATCGCGCGGCTGCGCGCGGCCAGCGAGCAGGAGCTCGAGGCCGACGTGGTCACCCAGCTCGGCCCGGGCGCCCGGGTGGTCCAGCGCAAGGTGCCGGTGGACCGCGTGGGCCTCTACGTGCCCGGTGGCCTGGCCCCGCTGGTCTCCACGGTGCTGATGAACGTCGTCCCCGCCCAGGTGGCCGGGGTCCGCTCGCTGGCGCTGGCGAGCCCGCCGCAGGCGGAGTTCGACGGGCTGCCGCACCCGTCCATCCTGGCGGCGTGCGCGCTGCTCGGTGTCGAGGAGGTGTACGCCGTCGGCGGTGCGCAGGCGATCGCGATGTTCGCCTACGGCACCGGCCCGTGCCGCCGCGTCGACATGGTCACCGGCCCCGGCAACATCTACGTCGCCACCGCCAAGCGGCTGGTCAAGGGGGAGGTCGGCATCGACTCCGAGGCCGGTCCGACCGAGGTCGCGGTCCTGGCCGACGACTCCGCCGACGCCGGCTTCGTCGCCGCCGACCTCATCGCCGAGGCCGAGCACGATCCGCTCGCCGCGGCGGTGCTGATCACCGACTCCGAGGCGCTGGCCGCCGAGGTGGAGGCCCAGCTGGACAAGCAGGTCGCGGCGACCGGCCACGCCGAGCGGGTGCGGGTCGCGCTGGGCGGGGCGCAGTCCGGGATCGTCCTGGTCGACGACCTCGACCAGGGCGTCGAGGTCGCCGACGCCTACGCCGCCGAGCACCTCGAGGTGCACACGCGGGAGGCGGCCGCCGTCGCCGCCCGGATCCGCAACGCCGGCGCGATCTTCGTCGGGCCCTACGCGCCCACGGCGCTGGGCGACTACTGCGCGGGGTCCAACCACGTGCTGCCGACGGGCGGCTGCGCCTGCCACAGCAGCGGCCTCTCGGTGCGGTCGTTCACCAAGTCGGTGCACGTCGTGGACTACTCCCGCGAGGGCCTGGCGGCGGTCGCCGGCCACGTCGTGACCCTCGCCGAGGCCGAGGACCTGCCCGGCCACGGCGACTCGGTGCGCGTGCGCTTCGCCGACGGCGAGGCCTGA
- a CDS encoding histidinol-phosphate transaminase, which translates to MTYTPPLREELRGLEPYGAPQLDVPVQLNVNENPYGPSPACVADIAEAVASAAGSLNRYPDREFTELRTALAAYLSRDTEPTRGFAITPDQVWAANGSNEVMLQLLQAFGGPGRTAVSFAPTYSMYPEYARDSMTAWVAGRRETDFGLDLDHARELVEKERPSVVLLPSPNNPTGTALPPEAVTALCEAVGDDGVVVVDEAYGEFRRAGTPSALELLPRHRNLVVSRTMSKAFALAGARLGYLAAAPEICDAIRVVRLPYHLSAVTQAVALAALRHAPELLGRVDELRVERDATVAWLRERGHQVADSDANFVLFGTFPDRHAVWQGLLDQGVLIREVGPDGWLRVSIGTAGEMAAFRQALTAVLAQEASQS; encoded by the coding sequence ATGACCTACACCCCGCCGCTCCGCGAGGAGCTCCGCGGCCTCGAGCCCTACGGCGCGCCGCAGCTCGACGTGCCCGTCCAGCTCAACGTCAACGAGAACCCCTACGGACCCTCTCCCGCCTGCGTCGCCGACATCGCCGAGGCGGTCGCCTCGGCCGCCGGCTCGCTGAACCGCTACCCCGACCGCGAGTTCACCGAGCTGCGCACGGCCCTGGCGGCCTACCTCTCCCGGGACACCGAGCCGACGCGCGGCTTCGCGATCACGCCGGACCAGGTCTGGGCGGCCAACGGCTCCAACGAGGTGATGCTGCAGCTGCTCCAGGCCTTCGGCGGTCCCGGGCGCACCGCGGTCAGCTTCGCCCCGACGTACTCGATGTATCCCGAGTACGCCCGCGACTCGATGACCGCCTGGGTCGCCGGGCGCCGGGAGACCGACTTCGGCCTCGACCTCGACCACGCGCGCGAGCTGGTCGAGAAGGAGCGGCCGAGCGTGGTGCTGCTGCCCTCGCCGAACAACCCCACCGGCACCGCCCTGCCCCCCGAGGCCGTCACCGCGCTGTGCGAGGCGGTCGGCGACGACGGCGTGGTGGTCGTCGACGAGGCGTACGGCGAGTTCCGGCGCGCGGGGACGCCCAGCGCGCTGGAGCTGCTGCCGCGGCACCGCAACCTGGTGGTCTCCCGGACCATGAGCAAGGCCTTCGCGCTGGCCGGGGCCCGGCTGGGCTACCTGGCCGCGGCGCCGGAGATCTGCGACGCGATCCGGGTCGTGCGGCTGCCCTACCACCTCTCGGCGGTGACCCAGGCGGTCGCGCTCGCCGCGCTGCGGCACGCCCCCGAGCTGCTCGGCCGGGTCGACGAGCTGCGCGTCGAGCGGGACGCCACGGTGGCCTGGCTGCGTGAGCGGGGCCACCAGGTGGCCGACAGCGACGCGAACTTCGTGCTGTTCGGCACCTTCCCCGACCGGCACGCCGTCTGGCAGGGGCTGCTGGACCAGGGCGTGCTGATCCGCGAGGTCGGTCCCGACGGCTGGCTGCGCGTCTCCATCGGCACCGCCGGCGAGATGGCAGCATTCAGGCAGGCACTCACCGCGGTGCTGGCACAGGAAGCGAGTCAGTCATGA
- the hisB gene encoding imidazoleglycerol-phosphate dehydratase HisB produces MSRTACIKRQTSESKVLVEVDLDGSGRHDISTGVGFYDHMLTAFARHSLVDLTVQTEGDTHIDAHHTVEDTAIVLGQALREALGDKAGIRRFGDATVPLDEALVQAVVDVSGRPYCVHTGEPDAQAYVAIGGDHGPAYQGSLTRHVFETIAFHAHLALHVRVLAGRDPHHLVETQFKAFARAFRDAVALDPRETGVPSTKGTL; encoded by the coding sequence ATGAGCAGGACAGCCTGCATCAAGCGGCAGACCAGCGAGTCGAAGGTGCTCGTCGAGGTCGACCTCGACGGCTCCGGCCGCCACGACATCTCCACCGGGGTCGGCTTCTACGACCACATGCTCACCGCGTTCGCGAGGCACTCCCTGGTGGACCTGACCGTCCAGACCGAGGGCGACACCCACATCGACGCCCACCACACCGTCGAGGACACCGCGATCGTGCTCGGCCAGGCGCTGCGCGAGGCGCTCGGCGACAAGGCGGGGATCCGTCGCTTCGGCGACGCCACGGTGCCGCTGGACGAGGCGCTGGTGCAGGCGGTCGTCGACGTCTCCGGCCGGCCCTACTGCGTGCACACAGGCGAGCCGGACGCCCAGGCCTACGTCGCCATCGGCGGCGACCACGGGCCGGCGTACCAGGGCTCGCTGACCCGCCACGTCTTCGAGACCATCGCGTTCCACGCCCACCTCGCGCTGCACGTGCGGGTGCTGGCGGGACGCGACCCGCACCACCTGGTGGAGACCCAGTTCAAGGCGTTCGCCCGGGCCTTCCGCGACGCGGTGGCCCTGGACCCGCGGGAGACCGGGGTCCCGTCCACCAAGGGGACCCTCTGA
- the hisH gene encoding imidazole glycerol phosphate synthase subunit HisH, which translates to MTAGGSPRVVVLDYGSGNLRSAVRAVERAGAEVTLTGDFDTALAADGLVVPGVGAYAACMAGLRAIKGDRIIGRRLAGGRPVLGICVGMQVLFARGVEHGVETEGCDEWPGVVERLQAPVVPHMGWNTVEVPEGSRLFAGVEDERFYFVHSYGVRDWTLRTNNRTRAPLVTWAETGDADRGGDRFVAAVENGPLSATQFHPEKSGDAGAALLRNWVTGL; encoded by the coding sequence CTGACCGCCGGGGGGAGTCCGCGCGTCGTCGTCCTCGACTACGGCTCGGGCAACCTCCGCTCGGCCGTGCGCGCCGTGGAGCGCGCCGGCGCCGAGGTCACCCTCACCGGCGACTTCGACACCGCGCTCGCGGCCGACGGCCTGGTCGTGCCCGGGGTGGGCGCCTACGCCGCCTGCATGGCCGGGCTGCGCGCGATCAAGGGCGACCGGATCATCGGCCGCCGGCTCGCCGGTGGGCGTCCGGTCCTCGGGATCTGCGTGGGCATGCAGGTGCTCTTCGCCCGCGGCGTCGAGCACGGCGTGGAGACCGAGGGCTGCGACGAGTGGCCGGGGGTCGTGGAGCGGCTGCAGGCGCCGGTGGTCCCGCACATGGGCTGGAACACCGTGGAGGTGCCCGAGGGGTCGCGGCTGTTCGCCGGCGTCGAGGACGAGCGGTTCTACTTCGTGCACTCCTACGGCGTGCGCGACTGGACGCTGCGCACCAACAACCGCACCCGGGCGCCGCTGGTCACCTGGGCCGAGACCGGCGACGCCGACCGCGGCGGGGACCGGTTCGTGGCGGCGGTGGAGAACGGCCCGCTGAGCGCCACCCAGTTCCACCCCGAGAAGTCCGGCGACGCCGGTGCCGCGCTGCTGCGCAACTGGGTCACCGGGCTGTGA